From Pontibacter actiniarum, a single genomic window includes:
- a CDS encoding N-acyl-D-amino-acid deacylase family protein: MKHQGNTMQRILSLLLLAAFFSSCQQAKKQAADSKAITYDLLIKGATVVDGTGLAPYAANILVAGDSIALIDRDTTANYTADRAIEARGLVLTPGFIDTHAHGDPMATPDFRNFLAMGVTTIALGQDGFSPSQEDLRVWMDSVAAVEPAVNIAMFVGHGTLRLLSGTGYDSIPSEENTARMQQLLAQALDAGCYGMTTGLEYMPGYYAGSAELNRLAQVVGEKGGLIMSHMRNEDDAYVEASIKELLAQGKHCPVHISHIKVVFGKGEARAKHILQLLDSARATGTNVTADIYPYTASYTGIGLLFPDWALKPHDYQQVLATQRDALSTYLRNRVTLRNGPEATLLGSGPYKGKTLAQIAKELNKPFEEILMEDIGPYGASGAYFVMNEPLQDALLTDPHVMICTDGSPTMNHPRGFGAFARVIETYVQDKKVLPLEEAIWKMSGLPAKTIGLPDRGTIKAGNKADLLLFKPSDVKENATYENPYQLASGFRYVIVNGRMVKEGDNFSPGRAGKMLRKQPVQQ; encoded by the coding sequence ATGAAACATCAAGGCAACACCATGCAGCGCATTCTCTCTCTCCTCCTGCTTGCGGCTTTCTTCTCATCCTGCCAACAGGCGAAGAAGCAGGCAGCCGACAGTAAGGCCATAACCTATGACCTGCTCATAAAAGGGGCTACGGTGGTAGATGGGACAGGCCTGGCGCCCTACGCGGCCAACATCCTGGTAGCCGGTGATTCTATTGCCTTGATCGACAGGGACACCACGGCTAATTACACAGCTGACAGAGCCATAGAGGCACGGGGCCTGGTGCTTACGCCGGGCTTTATCGACACCCATGCCCACGGCGATCCCATGGCAACGCCTGACTTCCGGAACTTCCTGGCGATGGGCGTAACCACCATTGCGCTGGGCCAGGACGGGTTTAGCCCGAGCCAGGAAGACCTGCGTGTCTGGATGGACAGCGTGGCTGCTGTAGAACCGGCAGTGAACATTGCCATGTTCGTTGGCCACGGAACGCTCCGGCTGCTTTCCGGCACCGGCTACGACTCCATCCCTTCCGAAGAAAACACTGCCAGGATGCAGCAGTTGTTGGCGCAGGCACTGGACGCCGGCTGCTACGGCATGACCACAGGCCTGGAGTACATGCCAGGCTATTACGCCGGCAGTGCCGAGTTAAACAGGCTGGCCCAGGTAGTAGGAGAAAAAGGCGGCCTGATTATGAGCCACATGCGGAACGAGGACGATGCCTACGTAGAGGCCTCAATAAAAGAGCTGTTGGCGCAGGGGAAACACTGCCCCGTGCATATCTCCCACATCAAGGTGGTTTTCGGCAAAGGCGAAGCACGGGCAAAGCACATACTGCAGCTGTTGGACAGCGCCAGGGCCACCGGCACCAACGTAACGGCAGATATCTACCCCTATACCGCCAGCTACACCGGCATTGGCCTGCTCTTCCCGGACTGGGCACTGAAGCCGCACGATTACCAGCAGGTGCTGGCGACACAAAGAGACGCACTCAGCACTTACCTGCGCAACAGGGTGACTCTACGCAACGGGCCCGAGGCCACCTTACTTGGCTCCGGCCCTTACAAAGGCAAAACGCTGGCGCAAATAGCAAAAGAACTGAACAAGCCTTTCGAAGAGATTTTGATGGAGGACATAGGCCCTTACGGTGCCAGTGGAGCCTACTTCGTAATGAACGAACCGCTACAGGACGCCCTGCTAACCGACCCGCACGTGATGATCTGCACCGACGGGAGCCCCACCATGAACCATCCGAGGGGTTTTGGTGCCTTTGCCCGGGTTATCGAGACGTATGTGCAGGATAAAAAGGTTCTGCCGCTGGAGGAGGCCATCTGGAAGATGAGCGGCTTGCCGGCAAAAACCATCGGCCTGCCGGACCGTGGTACTATCAAAGCAGGCAACAAAGCGGACCTGCTGCTCTTTAAGCCATCTGATGTAAAGGAAAACGCCACTTACGAAAACCCTTACCAACTGGCCTCGGGCTTCCGGTACGTTATCGTGAACGGAAGGATGGTAAAGGAGGGCGATAATTTCAGCCCGGGGCGGGCAGGAAAGATGCTCCGCAAGCAGCCTGTGCAGCAGTAG
- a CDS encoding ribokinase, with translation MQKGQLLALGSINKDIQVRVDRWPKPGETQQADDLLMLSGGKAANRAYMACKLGVPSVLISRLGDDPEAEEALQPLREMGVNLEHTRRVPGQRTGLAMIAVRPDGDKSILAAGNANQHWEQDAPALVEKVISAAPAGSVLTLDLEIPAFVVRQAIKAARARGFQIVLDPSPTNQVEASYYKAADFITPDRSEAEQLVGFEIKSKEDGFRACEAILQKGAPNALVKMGELGYVMITDGTREHIAAPDAHVVDKTGGGDAFASAFACALLEGKSASGALRFAAAASSLAVEAYGSQPAYPDREAIEKKMAESGAAISR, from the coding sequence ATGCAAAAAGGACAGTTACTGGCATTGGGAAGTATAAACAAGGACATACAGGTACGGGTGGACCGCTGGCCGAAACCGGGTGAAACCCAACAGGCCGATGACCTGCTGATGCTCAGCGGAGGCAAAGCGGCCAACCGGGCCTACATGGCCTGTAAACTCGGGGTCCCCTCAGTTTTGATCTCCCGCCTGGGAGATGACCCGGAAGCCGAGGAGGCGCTGCAGCCACTGCGCGAGATGGGCGTTAACCTGGAGCACACCAGGCGTGTACCCGGCCAGCGCACCGGCCTGGCCATGATCGCTGTGCGCCCCGATGGCGACAAAAGCATTCTCGCTGCCGGCAACGCCAACCAGCACTGGGAGCAGGACGCCCCTGCCCTGGTGGAAAAAGTGATTTCGGCCGCTCCCGCAGGCTCTGTGCTTACACTGGACCTGGAGATACCTGCCTTTGTTGTGAGGCAGGCAATCAAAGCCGCCAGGGCCAGAGGCTTTCAGATCGTGCTGGACCCCTCGCCCACCAACCAGGTCGAGGCCAGCTACTATAAAGCGGCAGACTTTATCACCCCGGACAGATCGGAGGCGGAACAACTGGTGGGCTTTGAAATAAAGAGCAAAGAAGACGGTTTTCGGGCCTGTGAGGCCATCCTTCAGAAAGGAGCCCCGAACGCACTCGTGAAGATGGGGGAGCTGGGCTATGTGATGATCACCGACGGCACCCGGGAACATATTGCGGCTCCCGACGCACATGTGGTAGACAAAACCGGGGGCGGAGATGCGTTTGCCAGCGCATTTGCCTGCGCCCTTCTGGAAGGGAAAAGCGCGTCAGGCGCACTGCGGTTTGCGGCAGCGGCATCCTCACTGGCCGTGGAGGCATATGGCTCACAGCCTGCTTACCCCGACCGGGAGGCAATCGAGAAGAAAATGGCCGAATCCGGCGCCGCTATAAGTCGATGA
- a CDS encoding CcmD family protein, producing the protein MMRKNRIHWLYSLLLIASSLTMSSCDYDDADVMRPSSWAGIFVVVAVLLFFYYLIKLYRRK; encoded by the coding sequence ATGATGAGAAAAAACCGGATACACTGGCTGTACAGCCTCCTGCTAATCGCCAGCTCCCTTACAATGAGCAGCTGCGACTATGATGACGCCGATGTGATGCGCCCCAGCTCCTGGGCCGGGATATTCGTGGTCGTGGCCGTCCTGCTGTTCTTCTACTACCTGATCAAGCTGTACCGCAGGAAGTAA
- a CDS encoding cation transporter: MNKDIYLPTQWHELPADLKKQFTKAKKLEWLTIAYLISVVIVMFLTMSSSQAMKAAWLEDMLSMVPATCFLVASGLFNKKPSVKYPYGYHRVFSIAYQLGAFALLAMGLYIFYDSLVSLLRAEHPTIGAITLFGREWWMGWVMLLALSWSAGPAVLIGRKKLPYAKHLHNKVLYTDANTQKADWQTASAAMLGIIGVGFGLWWADSVAALFISLSVIKDGYTRLTSSVKDLVDQIPTHVQNEQVHPLVGKTYDYFKDLVWVKDVRIRMREAGEIFFVEVFVVPTSTDNLLENMEAAYHGVKKLDWKLHEVVINPVRSLEQHAGDRAAAKALRETS, translated from the coding sequence GACATATACCTACCGACACAGTGGCACGAACTGCCCGCAGACCTTAAAAAGCAGTTCACTAAAGCGAAGAAGCTCGAGTGGCTGACAATTGCCTACCTCATTTCCGTGGTCATCGTCATGTTCCTGACCATGAGTTCGTCGCAGGCAATGAAAGCGGCCTGGCTTGAGGACATGCTGAGCATGGTGCCCGCCACCTGCTTTCTGGTAGCCAGCGGGCTGTTCAACAAGAAACCCTCGGTCAAGTATCCCTACGGCTATCACCGTGTGTTCTCCATCGCCTACCAGCTGGGAGCCTTTGCCCTGCTGGCGATGGGCCTCTACATCTTCTACGACTCCCTTGTGAGCCTGCTGCGGGCAGAGCACCCGACCATAGGGGCGATAACGCTCTTCGGCCGCGAGTGGTGGATGGGCTGGGTAATGCTGCTGGCGCTTTCCTGGAGCGCAGGTCCGGCGGTGCTCATCGGGCGTAAAAAGCTGCCCTACGCCAAGCACCTGCACAACAAAGTACTTTACACCGACGCCAACACGCAGAAGGCCGACTGGCAAACCGCCTCCGCCGCCATGCTGGGTATTATAGGCGTGGGCTTCGGGCTTTGGTGGGCAGACTCCGTGGCGGCGCTTTTTATATCCCTTAGCGTAATCAAGGATGGCTACACCAGGCTGACGAGCTCCGTGAAAGACCTGGTAGACCAGATACCGACGCACGTGCAGAACGAGCAGGTGCACCCCCTCGTTGGCAAAACCTACGACTACTTTAAAGACCTTGTGTGGGTGAAGGATGTGCGGATCAGGATGCGGGAGGCGGGCGAGATTTTCTTCGTGGAGGTTTTTGTGGTACCCACCTCCACGGACAACCTACTGGAAAACATGGAGGCAGCCTACCACGGCGTGAAAAAGCTGGACTGGAAACTGCACGAAGTCGTTATTAACCCGGTGCGGTCGCTGGAGCAACATGCTGGCGACAGGGCCGCCGCTAAAGCGCTCCGAGAAACCAGTTAG